One genomic window of Magnolia sinica isolate HGM2019 chromosome 3, MsV1, whole genome shotgun sequence includes the following:
- the LOC131241077 gene encoding sodium/calcium exchanger NCL1-like, whose product MAKSALLFAFLILSLAIKSQSRYIADTSQDLISDGIRNVRQPSFPHLGLPLLSSETCEQTYGFLPCTTTILGNLFLVLAYGYLMFLAATYLSTGSELLLEILGPGIVGGLFLPILGALPDALLILVSGLSGSKETAQHQVLIGMGLLSGSTVMLLTLLWGSCVIVGKYDLSDSSTSIDSRDTKRCSLTGSGVTTDLPTSHAAKIMIISVIPFIIVQLPKIFNLSSGSRLAVLISLIVSIVFLLSYCFYQVFQPWIQRRRIAYAKHKHVISGILRHAQKDALGKLLTDNGEPNQPVIRKLFHRIDGDSNGSISSSELTALIIGIQFEEIDLDTGDAVKKVMDDFDTNSDSNIDEDEFVKGITKWIREAKRLVPHPGSYSKKFISDFHLKTKEEHDMLIDRSDEVEEINNPSWISIKAVLMLLLGTVIAAAVADPLVDAVDNFSSATSIPSFFISFIAMPLATNSSEAVSAIIFASRKKQRTTSLTFSEIYGAVTMNNVLCLAVFLAIVYLRQLTWDFSAEVLVILIVCIVMGLFTSFRTKFPLWTCSVAYFLYPFSLALVYVLDYCLGWS is encoded by the exons atggCAAAATCTGCATTGCTCTTTGCATTTCTCATCCTTTCACTCGCCATCAAATCGCAGAGCCGATACATCGCGGACACATCTCAGGATCTGATATCCGATGGTATCCGCAACGTCCGTCAGCCTTCCTTTCCGCATCTCGGCCTTCCATTATTGTCGTCAGAGACATGCGAGCAGACGTACGGCTTCCTGCCCTGCACGACCACCATTTTGGGTAACCTCTTCCTGGTGCTGGCCTACGGTTACCTGATGTTCCTCGCCGCTACTTATCTCTCGACCGGTAGCGAGCTCCTGCTCGAGATCCTGGGCCCCGGCATCGTAGGCGGACTCTTTCTTCCCATCCTTGGCGCGCTTCCCGACGCATTGCTCATTCTCG TATCTGGTCTTTCTGGAAGTAAAGAGACAGCTCAACATCAGGTCTTGATTGGGATGGGCTTGCTTTCTGGTTCAACTGTCATGCTTCTGACATTGTTGTGGGGTTCTTGTGTCATCGTTGGCAAGTATGATCTTTCAGATAGTTCTACCTCCATAGATTCACGAGATACAAAGCGATGCAGCCTAACTG GCTCTGGTGTGACCACAGATTTACCAACTAGTCATGCTGCAAAGATCATGATTATATCTGTGATACCGTTTATCATTGTGCAACtacctaaaattttcaatttatcaTCTGGAAGCCGCCTTGCAGTCTTGATTTCTCTCATTGTTTCAATTGTGTTCTTACTTTCGTACTGCTTCTATCAG GTCTTTCAGCCCTGGATTCAGAGGAGGAGAATAGCATACGCAAAACATAAACATGTCATATCAGGAATTTTAAGACATGCCCAAAAGGATGCGTTGGGAAAGCTCCTTACAGACAATGGTGAACCTAACCAACCTGTTATAAGAAA ACTATTTCACAGAATCGATGGAGACTCTAATGGGTCAATATCGTCTTCTGAGTTGACAGCACTGATCATCGGAATCCAGTTTGAGGAGATAGATTTGGATACTGGTGATGCTGTAAAAAAGGTAATGGATGATTTCGATACAAACAGCGATTCAAACATTGACGAGGATGAGTTTGTCAAGGGAATTACGAAATGGATTAGGGAGGCGAAGCGCTTGGTTCCTCACCCAGGGTCTTACTCTAAAAAGTTCATTTCTGACTTTCATCTG AAAACCAAGGAAGAACACGATATGCTGATTGATAGGAGTGACGAGGTTGAAGAAATTAATAATCCCTCTTGGATTAGCATCAAAGCTGTATTGATGTTGCTTCTGGGGACGGTTATTGCAGCTGCAGTTGCCGATCCTCTTGTAGATGCTGTTGACAATTTCTCTAGTGCTACAAGCATACCATCTTTCTTTATCTCATTTATAGCAATGCCTTTGGCTACTAACTCCAGTGAGGCTGTTTCTGCAATCATCTTCGCCAGCAGGAAGAAGCAACGGACTACTTCTTTAACGTTCTCTGAG ATATATGGTGCGGTGACGATGAACAATGTACTTTGCTTGGCTGTCTTCCTAGCCATTGTTTACCTACGGCAGTTGACGTGGGATTTCTCAGCTGAAGTGCTCGTCATTCTTATAGTCTGCATTGTAATGGGACTCTTCACCAGCTTCCGCACCAAGTTCCCACTCTGGACATGTTCTGTGGCTTACTTCCTATACCCGTTTTCCCTCGCTCTTGTTTATGTTCTTGACTACTGTCTCGGCTGGTCATAG